In a single window of the Rhodoferax saidenbachensis genome:
- a CDS encoding response regulator → MTTDLLRRFKVGHRLRLLIIIFSLGLLAYGFWSFRTLNQLKVGGPIFQRIESSQILVSDVLPPPAYIIESYLVCLQLTTAVDGMKQGVLIDRLKKLEQDYQQRHEFWLKANLEDALADALLKQAYAPALAFYGLASKEFLPALYLNDRPRMERALAQMTRHYENHRAAIDKVVVMAKERAALDEEKARAQIDHATKLQLAILFGTLAAAIAVSALIRRSILSPLRQAVHIARSVAAGDFQIQDTEPYADEAGQLLAALREMSDGLHTSMVALECEEINSRQAKEMLERLIDTASVMVVGVDSHGCVSIFNTAAEEGTGYQRSEVMGKKWAQLPLLPVPAVWQMRTFSDIAADVPQSQTQDILTKAGERRMIAWRNSVQSATQDSRVALISFGLDATERIRAEEAMLEAKRLAEAANQSKSDFLANMSHEIRTPMNAVLGMTGLALRTELTPKQRNYLEKANTAAQGLLGIINDVLDFSKIEAGKLHFEQRNFSLEHALEHLAAVSVLKAQDKGLELLFDVAPEVPTELVGDELRLGQVLLNLMNNAIKFTHQGEIRLRVKCLEKSAQSAMLRFEVQDTGIGISPEQIAKLFTAFVQADSSTTRQYGGTGLGLTITRRLVEMMEGKVWVESEVGVGSRFFFTARLGLQAQQKDNTPAENPALRKLRVLVVDDNGSAREILSGIIDSLHLQVHSVADGASAIAELQSAQQLGHPYHLVLMDWQMPGMDGVETIRRIRSNEGISETLATVMVTAYSRDDLIEKASDVRIDGILEKPVNPSAVLNTISLALGHTRQIASPPLRRATYEAMAAQLRGAHVLLVEDNEVNQELATEILTEAGLTVDLASDGAQAVDKVAKNAYDAVLMDWQMPVMDGFEATRRIRSDPRFADLPILAMTANAMAGDREKCLAVGMNDHISKPIVVELLLETLLRWMRPGRVNATQTTPSVAAAPTAANAQPLPDLPGVDVRGALQRLRGNQAQYRRLLDRFTQGHAHTVQDIRSAMNRDDFDSAHRLAHTLKGLAANIGADSLVQAAQALENALKQGASSNAYALVGSLVQPLELLHRAIAALPSMETPPPHGTDLAQPLTAQDRAALQAQLRTMAELLGQDDSAAAKLVAPLTALLQGRVTASALNRWADLVRQYEFEGALEALQVLEGELDKHDGDTPLEKGPAAP, encoded by the coding sequence GTGACCACTGACTTGTTACGCCGATTCAAGGTAGGCCACCGCCTGCGCCTGCTCATCATCATCTTCTCCCTGGGGCTGCTGGCCTACGGCTTCTGGTCTTTCCGCACGCTCAACCAACTCAAGGTGGGTGGCCCCATCTTCCAGCGCATTGAGAGCAGCCAGATCCTGGTCTCCGATGTGCTGCCGCCCCCGGCCTACATCATCGAGTCCTACCTGGTGTGCCTGCAGCTCACCACCGCAGTGGACGGCATGAAACAGGGCGTGCTGATAGACCGCCTGAAAAAACTGGAACAGGACTACCAGCAACGCCACGAATTCTGGCTTAAGGCCAACCTGGAGGATGCGCTGGCGGATGCTCTGCTCAAACAGGCCTACGCACCGGCCCTGGCTTTCTACGGTTTGGCCTCCAAGGAGTTTTTGCCAGCCTTGTACCTGAATGACCGACCGCGCATGGAGCGGGCGCTGGCCCAGATGACCCGGCACTATGAGAACCACCGCGCAGCCATCGACAAGGTGGTGGTCATGGCCAAGGAGCGCGCGGCGCTGGACGAGGAAAAGGCACGCGCACAGATTGACCACGCAACCAAACTGCAACTGGCCATCCTGTTCGGCACACTGGCGGCCGCCATCGCCGTATCGGCGCTGATCCGGCGCAGCATCCTGTCCCCGCTGCGCCAGGCGGTCCATATCGCACGCAGCGTGGCCGCAGGCGACTTCCAGATCCAGGACACCGAGCCCTATGCCGACGAGGCGGGGCAACTGCTGGCAGCCCTGCGGGAGATGAGCGACGGCCTGCACACCTCGATGGTGGCGCTGGAATGTGAGGAAATCAACTCACGCCAGGCCAAGGAGATGCTGGAGCGCCTGATCGACACCGCCAGCGTCATGGTGGTGGGGGTGGACTCGCATGGTTGCGTGAGCATCTTCAACACGGCGGCAGAAGAAGGAACCGGCTACCAGCGCAGCGAGGTGATGGGCAAGAAGTGGGCACAACTGCCGCTGCTGCCCGTGCCCGCAGTCTGGCAAATGCGCACCTTCAGTGACATCGCCGCCGACGTGCCGCAATCGCAGACGCAGGACATCCTGACCAAAGCCGGCGAGCGGCGCATGATCGCCTGGCGCAACAGCGTGCAGTCGGCCACCCAGGACTCCCGCGTGGCGCTGATCTCTTTCGGGCTGGACGCCACCGAACGCATCCGCGCCGAAGAAGCCATGCTGGAAGCCAAGCGCCTGGCCGAGGCCGCCAACCAGAGCAAGAGCGATTTCCTGGCCAACATGAGCCACGAAATCCGCACCCCCATGAATGCCGTGCTCGGCATGACGGGCCTCGCCCTGCGCACCGAGTTGACGCCCAAACAACGCAACTACCTGGAGAAAGCCAACACCGCCGCCCAGGGCTTGCTGGGCATCATCAACGACGTACTCGACTTCTCCAAGATCGAGGCCGGAAAACTCCACTTTGAGCAGCGTAATTTCTCGCTCGAACATGCGCTGGAGCATCTGGCAGCTGTCTCGGTACTCAAAGCCCAGGACAAGGGACTGGAGCTGCTGTTCGACGTGGCGCCCGAAGTGCCCACTGAACTGGTGGGTGACGAACTGCGCCTGGGCCAGGTGCTGCTCAATTTGATGAACAACGCGATCAAGTTCACGCACCAGGGCGAAATCCGCCTGCGTGTGAAGTGTCTGGAAAAAAGCGCGCAAAGCGCCATGCTGCGCTTTGAGGTGCAGGACACCGGTATCGGCATTTCACCCGAACAAATTGCCAAGCTGTTCACGGCCTTTGTACAGGCAGACTCCTCCACCACACGGCAGTACGGCGGGACCGGCCTGGGCCTGACCATCACCCGCCGGCTGGTGGAGATGATGGAAGGCAAGGTCTGGGTCGAGAGTGAAGTGGGCGTGGGTAGCCGTTTCTTCTTTACCGCGCGCCTGGGACTGCAGGCCCAACAAAAAGACAACACCCCCGCCGAAAATCCGGCCCTGCGCAAACTGCGGGTGCTGGTGGTGGACGACAACGGCAGCGCGCGCGAGATTTTGTCCGGCATCATTGATTCGTTGCACCTGCAGGTGCACTCGGTCGCCGATGGTGCCAGCGCCATCGCCGAGCTGCAATCCGCACAACAACTCGGCCACCCCTACCACCTGGTGCTGATGGATTGGCAGATGCCCGGCATGGACGGCGTGGAAACCATTCGCCGTATCCGCAGCAACGAAGGCATTTCCGAAACCCTGGCCACCGTGATGGTCACCGCCTACAGCCGCGACGATTTGATCGAAAAGGCCAGCGACGTCCGTATTGACGGCATTCTGGAAAAACCGGTCAACCCCTCGGCCGTGCTCAACACGATTTCCCTGGCACTGGGCCACACCCGCCAGATCGCCAGCCCCCCCCTGCGCCGGGCCACCTACGAGGCCATGGCCGCCCAGTTGCGGGGCGCCCATGTGCTGCTGGTGGAAGACAACGAAGTCAACCAGGAGCTGGCCACCGAAATCCTGACCGAGGCGGGCTTGACGGTGGACCTGGCCAGCGATGGCGCCCAGGCCGTCGATAAGGTCGCAAAAAACGCCTACGACGCTGTATTGATGGACTGGCAAATGCCGGTGATGGACGGCTTTGAGGCCACCCGGCGCATCCGTTCCGACCCGCGGTTTGCCGACCTGCCCATCCTGGCCATGACGGCCAACGCCATGGCCGGTGACCGCGAGAAATGCTTGGCCGTGGGCATGAACGACCACATCTCCAAACCCATCGTGGTGGAGCTGTTGCTGGAAACCCTGCTGCGCTGGATGCGCCCCGGGCGCGTCAACGCGACACAGACAACACCTTCGGTAGCCGCCGCACCAACCGCCGCCAACGCGCAGCCCCTGCCCGACTTGCCGGGGGTGGATGTGCGTGGCGCCCTGCAGCGCCTGCGCGGCAACCAGGCGCAGTACCGCCGCCTGCTGGACCGCTTCACCCAGGGCCACGCCCACACCGTGCAGGACATCCGCAGCGCCATGAACCGCGATGACTTTGACAGCGCCCACCGCCTGGCCCACACGCTCAAAGGCCTGGCCGCCAACATCGGCGCCGATTCTCTGGTGCAGGCAGCGCAGGCCCTGGAAAACGCCCTGAAACAAGGCGCCTCCAGCAACGCCTACGCACTGGTGGGGTCGCTGGTGCAACCCCTGGAGTTGCTGCACCGCGCGATTGCGGCCCTGCCATCCATGGAGACGCCACCACCCCATGGCACAGACCTTGCACAGCCTTTGACAGCGCAAGACCGCGCCGCCTTGCAGGCGCAGTTGCGCACCATGGCGGAGTTGCTGGGCCAAGATGACAGCGCGGCAGCCAAGCTGGTAGCGCCCCTGACCGCACTGCTGCAAGGTCGCGTGACTGCGTCGGCACTCAACCGATGGGCTGATCTGGTGCGACAGTATGAGTTTGAAGGTGCGCTGGAAGCGCTCCAGGTTCTGGAAGGGGAGTTGGACAAGCACGATGGGGATACCCCACTTGAGAAAGGCCCCGCTGCGCCATGA
- a CDS encoding HD-GYP domain-containing protein, with protein MTAHQSPHTLLVVDDAPENIDLLCAILEPHYNLKIATHGEKALKIVLSDTPPDLILLDIVMPGMDGYEVCKRIKAHPERHHIPIMFVTAKEQQEDEELGLTLGAEDYITKPFSAPIVLARVRTHLALYDQTRELERRVNERTRELQDSRLEILRRLGRAAEFRDNETGHHVLRMSHYSRLIALAAGLGEAFAEQLFRAAPMHDIGKIGTPDYVLLKPGKLDADEWEIMKLHVNMGAEILGDHPDELLSMARTVALSHHEKWDGSGYPLGLQGKEIPVVGQIVAMADVFDALSSERPYKKAWPIAEAVKAIEDSAGSHFDPALIPAFRTALPEMLKIREQYTESPVALAYHPARMHKPGQTH; from the coding sequence ATGACAGCCCATCAGTCTCCCCACACCTTGTTGGTGGTCGATGACGCGCCGGAAAACATAGACCTGCTGTGTGCCATTCTGGAACCCCACTACAACCTCAAGATCGCCACCCATGGCGAGAAGGCGCTCAAGATCGTCCTGTCGGACACACCGCCTGACCTGATCCTGCTGGACATCGTGATGCCTGGCATGGACGGCTACGAGGTCTGCAAACGCATCAAGGCGCACCCGGAGCGCCACCACATTCCCATCATGTTTGTCACGGCCAAGGAGCAGCAGGAAGACGAAGAGCTGGGGCTGACCCTGGGTGCAGAGGACTACATCACCAAACCCTTCAGCGCGCCCATCGTGCTGGCCCGTGTTCGCACCCATCTGGCCCTGTACGACCAAACACGTGAACTGGAACGCCGCGTCAACGAACGCACCCGTGAACTGCAGGACTCGCGCCTGGAGATTCTCAGGCGCCTGGGGCGTGCCGCCGAATTCCGCGACAACGAAACCGGACACCATGTACTGCGCATGTCGCACTACTCACGTTTGATAGCGCTGGCCGCGGGCCTGGGTGAAGCCTTTGCAGAGCAGCTTTTCCGGGCTGCCCCGATGCATGACATCGGCAAGATTGGTACGCCCGATTACGTCCTGCTCAAGCCTGGCAAACTCGACGCCGACGAGTGGGAGATCATGAAGCTGCATGTCAATATGGGCGCGGAAATCCTGGGGGACCATCCGGACGAGTTGCTGTCCATGGCACGCACCGTAGCCCTGTCCCACCATGAAAAGTGGGATGGGTCTGGCTACCCACTGGGCCTCCAAGGCAAGGAGATCCCCGTAGTGGGGCAAATCGTTGCCATGGCCGACGTGTTTGACGCGCTGAGTTCAGAACGCCCTTACAAAAAGGCCTGGCCTATTGCCGAGGCGGTCAAGGCCATTGAAGACAGCGCGGGGAGCCATTTCGACCCTGCGCTGATTCCCGCCTTTCGCACGGCCCTGCCCGAGATGCTGAAGATACGGGAACAGTACACCGAGTCGCCTGTCGCACTGGCCTATCACCCGGCCCGTATGCACAAGCCCGGACAAACGCATTGA
- a CDS encoding tyrosine recombinase XerC — MSNAGPPQVAKAPSGGSAAHAVASVGATDLIEKYLEYVRVEKRLAARTVELYALDLQKLSSFAAKVPVALPDVKNNHIRRWVAQMHSGGRSGRGIALILSGWRGFYTWLGRQGLVASNPVQDVRSPKAPKPLPKALAVDDAVQFADFQSDDDAWLEARDAAMVELLYGSGLRVGELVGLDVVASTTARGWVDMQAAEAHVLGKGSKRRTAPVGKVALQALERWLQLRGPSGTQTAAPVAATQADAASALFTGRNGTRLTAQSVWQRLKRRSLMAGMATPVHPHMLRHSFASHMLQSSGDLRAVQELLGHANITTTQVYTRLDFQHLAKAYDAAHPRAKLGRKKNREDAP; from the coding sequence ATGAGCAACGCCGGGCCGCCCCAAGTTGCGAAGGCCCCCTCGGGGGGCAGCGCAGCACACGCAGTGGCAAGCGTGGGGGCGACAGACCTGATCGAGAAATACCTCGAATATGTGCGCGTCGAGAAACGGCTGGCCGCGCGCACGGTAGAGCTCTATGCGCTGGATCTGCAAAAACTCAGCAGCTTTGCCGCCAAGGTCCCGGTTGCGCTGCCGGACGTCAAAAACAACCATATCCGCCGCTGGGTTGCACAGATGCACAGTGGTGGGCGCAGCGGACGCGGTATTGCGCTGATTCTGTCGGGCTGGCGTGGCTTTTACACCTGGCTGGGGCGCCAGGGGCTGGTGGCCAGCAACCCGGTGCAGGATGTGCGCTCCCCCAAAGCCCCCAAACCCCTGCCCAAGGCACTGGCCGTGGACGACGCGGTGCAGTTTGCCGATTTCCAGAGTGACGACGACGCCTGGCTGGAAGCCCGTGATGCGGCCATGGTCGAGCTGCTGTACGGCAGTGGCCTGCGTGTGGGCGAGCTGGTGGGGCTGGACGTGGTGGCCAGCACCACGGCACGCGGCTGGGTCGACATGCAGGCCGCCGAGGCGCATGTACTGGGCAAGGGTTCCAAACGCCGCACTGCTCCCGTAGGCAAGGTGGCGTTGCAGGCGCTGGAGCGCTGGCTTCAGCTGCGCGGCCCCAGCGGCACACAAACGGCGGCACCCGTAGCCGCCACGCAGGCCGATGCGGCCAGCGCCCTGTTTACCGGTCGCAATGGAACCCGGCTGACCGCCCAGTCGGTCTGGCAACGGCTCAAGCGGCGCAGCCTGATGGCAGGCATGGCCACACCGGTGCACCCGCACATGCTGCGCCATTCGTTTGCCAGTCATATGCTGCAAAGCAGTGGGGATTTGCGGGCCGTGCAGGAACTGCTGGGCCATGCCAACATCACGACCACCCAGGTCTATACGCGGCTGGATTTTCAGCACCTTGCCAAGGCCTATGACGCAGCGCATCCGCGTGCAAAGTTGGGCCGCAAAAAAAACCGGGAAGACGCGCCCTGA
- a CDS encoding DUF484 family protein produces the protein MTTPENSALNNPITEDDIAHYLANTPDFFQRHAELLAAVQFTSPHSHRAVSLQERQAEMLREKIKLLEQRMMEMIRNGNENVLLSDKILRWARTLLLSNDALSLPEQIVLELTVHFAVPQVGLRLWDVAPEHAGLGIAQGVSDDAKVFASSLTEPFCGLNTGFEAVNWVEDPKAVASLALIPLRNGPAGSAEPAFGMLVLASSDAYRFNSGMGTEFLARIGELAGAALSRLR, from the coding sequence ATGACCACTCCAGAGAATTCCGCCTTGAACAACCCCATCACCGAAGACGACATTGCCCACTACCTGGCCAATACGCCGGACTTCTTCCAGCGCCACGCCGAGTTGTTGGCCGCGGTGCAGTTCACCAGCCCGCACAGCCACCGCGCGGTGAGCCTGCAGGAGCGCCAGGCCGAGATGCTGCGCGAGAAGATCAAGCTGCTGGAGCAGCGCATGATGGAGATGATCCGCAACGGCAATGAAAACGTGCTGCTGTCGGACAAGATTTTGCGCTGGGCCCGTACGCTGTTGCTGTCCAACGACGCGTTGTCGCTGCCCGAGCAAATCGTGCTGGAACTCACCGTGCACTTCGCCGTGCCCCAGGTGGGCCTGCGCCTCTGGGATGTGGCGCCCGAACATGCTGGCCTCGGCATTGCCCAGGGCGTGAGCGACGATGCCAAGGTGTTTGCCTCGTCCCTGACGGAGCCGTTCTGCGGCCTCAACACCGGCTTTGAAGCCGTGAACTGGGTGGAAGACCCCAAGGCGGTCGCGTCCCTGGCGCTGATCCCCCTGCGCAATGGCCCGGCTGGCAGCGCAGAACCCGCCTTTGGCATGCTGGTGCTGGCCTCCAGCGATGCCTACCGTTTCAACAGCGGCATGGGCACCGAGTTCCTGGCCCGCATTGGTGAACTGGCCGGTGCGGCGCTGTCTCGCTTGAGGTAA
- the dapF gene encoding diaminopimelate epimerase, which yields MRIPFTKMQGAGNDFVVLDETQGRLGLGAAHYRFLGDRHFGVGADQILTVRPAPSADVDFEYVIHNADGNEVEQCGNGARCFARFVHDRGLTTKDTIRVQTMKGVIAPRLTADGRVTVDMGPPRFVLEDIPFDGAGLAWQPMGSWGNWPLVLVDSAQVAPLLIATVSMGNPHAVTLVDNVDTAPVVAQGPQVQASPRFPEGVNVGFMQVVNRSHIRLRVFERGVGETLACGTGACAAVVAGIRLGLLDATVDVQTHGGVLTINWAGADAPVFMTGPATTVFQGEIELPDNLTDNP from the coding sequence ATGCGCATTCCATTCACCAAAATGCAGGGGGCCGGCAACGACTTTGTTGTGCTGGACGAAACCCAAGGCCGCCTGGGCCTGGGCGCTGCGCACTACCGCTTTCTGGGCGACCGCCACTTTGGGGTGGGCGCGGACCAGATACTGACCGTGCGGCCCGCACCGTCCGCCGATGTGGACTTTGAATACGTGATCCACAACGCCGATGGCAACGAGGTGGAGCAGTGTGGCAATGGCGCGCGCTGCTTTGCCCGTTTTGTGCACGACCGCGGCCTGACCACCAAAGACACCATCCGCGTGCAGACCATGAAGGGCGTGATTGCGCCCCGCCTCACGGCCGATGGCCGCGTGACGGTCGACATGGGGCCGCCGCGTTTTGTGCTGGAAGACATTCCGTTTGATGGCGCCGGTTTGGCCTGGCAACCTATGGGTTCATGGGGAAATTGGCCTCTAGTCCTTGTGGATAGTGCGCAAGTAGCTCCGCTTTTGATAGCAACTGTGTCCATGGGTAACCCGCATGCGGTGACCCTGGTGGACAACGTGGACACGGCGCCTGTAGTTGCACAGGGCCCGCAGGTGCAGGCCAGCCCGCGGTTTCCCGAAGGCGTGAACGTGGGCTTCATGCAGGTGGTGAACCGCAGCCACATCCGCCTGCGGGTGTTTGAGCGCGGCGTGGGTGAAACGCTGGCCTGCGGCACGGGTGCCTGCGCGGCCGTGGTGGCCGGTATTCGCCTGGGGCTGCTGGATGCCACGGTGGACGTGCAAACCCACGGCGGTGTGCTGACCATTAACTGGGCTGGTGCGGATGCACCGGTCTTCATGACGGGGCCGGCCACCACCGTGTTCCAGGGTGAAATTGAACTACCTGACAACTTGACAGACAACCCATGA
- a CDS encoding zinc-dependent peptidase → MPLLVLTLLAALFAVWLLGQPYWLARKRAAIAAQPFPDAWRDILRRRVPYVRAMPADLQLQLKKHIQVFIAEKAFLGCAGQVITDEVRVTIAAQACLLLLNRPAHYYPGLRQILVYPGSFVVPRAHTDSAGVAHSGRDVLAGESWAHGQVVLSWQDALEGAATVDDGRNVVIHEFAHQLDQETGSANGAPVLSRTEHYARWAAVLQAEFEALQHSTEQHEETLFDAYGATEPAEFFAVVSEVFFEQPQRMATEHPALYQELAQFYRLDPQSW, encoded by the coding sequence ATGCCTCTTCTGGTCCTCACGCTCCTGGCGGCGCTGTTTGCCGTCTGGCTGCTTGGCCAGCCCTACTGGCTGGCGCGCAAACGCGCGGCCATTGCCGCCCAGCCGTTTCCCGATGCCTGGCGCGACATATTGCGCCGACGCGTGCCGTATGTGCGCGCCATGCCGGCCGATCTGCAGTTGCAGCTCAAAAAACACATCCAGGTCTTTATTGCCGAAAAGGCCTTTCTTGGCTGTGCGGGCCAGGTCATCACCGACGAGGTGCGCGTCACGATTGCGGCCCAGGCCTGCCTGTTGCTGCTGAACCGCCCGGCGCACTACTACCCCGGGCTGCGCCAGATCCTGGTCTACCCCGGGAGTTTTGTGGTGCCGCGTGCCCACACCGATAGCGCGGGTGTGGCCCACAGTGGCCGCGATGTGCTGGCCGGTGAGTCCTGGGCGCACGGGCAGGTGGTGCTGTCCTGGCAGGACGCGCTGGAGGGCGCAGCCACCGTGGACGACGGACGCAACGTGGTGATCCACGAATTCGCCCACCAACTGGACCAGGAAACCGGCAGCGCCAACGGCGCCCCTGTGCTCTCGCGCACAGAACACTATGCGCGCTGGGCAGCCGTGCTGCAGGCCGAGTTCGAAGCCCTGCAGCACAGCACCGAGCAACACGAGGAAACGTTGTTCGACGCGTATGGCGCCACCGAGCCGGCCGAGTTCTTCGCGGTGGTGTCCGAGGTGTTTTTTGAACAACCTCAGCGTATGGCCACGGAGCACCCGGCGCTGTACCAAGAGCTGGCGCAGTTTTATCGGCTTGACCCGCAAAGCTGGTAA
- a CDS encoding RNA pseudouridine synthase, with the protein MTVPRKFSRATPAKPTAAPAATGERLSKQVMQLKACSRSEAEQYIAGGWVQVDGVVVEEPAFRVLRQRVVVDPSASLLNLTPITLVLHKPAGLTQEKATALLGLATLWAQDASGTRPLKRHFSNLESAVPLENGASGLLVFTQDWRTTRKLTEDMDAMEHELIAEVRGEVGPEALQKLDRALNNERDPLPHAKCSIGSSNPESSKLRFAIKGAHPGLVAYLCEKTQLELLGLRRIRLGRVALRDLPVGQWRYLTGHERF; encoded by the coding sequence ATGACAGTCCCACGTAAATTCTCCCGCGCCACACCGGCCAAGCCCACCGCAGCGCCAGCGGCCACGGGCGAACGCCTGTCCAAACAGGTGATGCAGCTCAAAGCCTGCTCGCGCAGCGAGGCCGAGCAGTACATCGCGGGCGGCTGGGTGCAGGTGGACGGCGTGGTGGTGGAAGAGCCGGCGTTCCGCGTGCTGCGGCAACGCGTTGTCGTAGACCCCAGCGCCAGCCTGTTGAACCTCACGCCCATCACGCTGGTGCTGCACAAACCCGCAGGGCTGACCCAGGAGAAGGCGACCGCCCTGCTGGGCCTGGCCACGCTGTGGGCGCAGGACGCATCGGGCACACGCCCCCTCAAACGCCATTTCAGCAACCTGGAATCTGCCGTGCCGCTGGAAAACGGCGCCAGCGGGCTGCTGGTGTTCACGCAGGACTGGCGCACCACGCGCAAGCTCACCGAAGACATGGACGCCATGGAGCACGAACTGATTGCCGAGGTGCGTGGCGAAGTCGGCCCGGAGGCCCTGCAGAAATTGGACCGCGCCCTGAACAACGAGCGCGACCCGCTGCCCCACGCCAAATGCAGCATCGGCAGCAGCAACCCCGAGAGCAGCAAGCTGCGCTTCGCCATCAAGGGCGCCCACCCAGGCTTGGTGGCCTACCTGTGTGAGAAAACCCAGTTGGAGTTGCTGGGCCTGCGCCGCATCCGCCTGGGCCGTGTGGCGCTGCGTGATTTACCGGTGGGCCAATGGCGTTACCTGACGGGACATGAGCGCTTTTGA
- a CDS encoding outer membrane beta-barrel protein, producing the protein MRTLITRTAIALAATACLSSTAWAGDKYIVVSAGATTYSGTAQADNDAALVRAGASNVQSNMGSNGSGYKFLLGYQFTPNFAVEGGYLDLGSMSYSATHATGTLNTDIKTIGYTVAAVGIAPVNNDLSFFGKAGLTMANVKGTGSGGGITVSTNEDKSSLSYGVGLTYQFNDKLGLRTELERVATDINLFSLGLQIKY; encoded by the coding sequence ATGCGAACCCTGATCACCCGCACCGCCATCGCCCTGGCTGCCACCGCCTGCCTCTCCAGCACTGCCTGGGCCGGCGACAAATACATCGTGGTGAGCGCTGGTGCCACCACCTACAGCGGCACGGCACAAGCGGACAACGATGCCGCACTGGTACGCGCCGGCGCATCCAATGTGCAATCCAACATGGGCAGCAATGGCAGCGGTTACAAGTTTCTGCTGGGCTACCAGTTCACGCCCAACTTTGCCGTCGAAGGCGGTTATCTGGACCTGGGTTCCATGAGCTACAGCGCAACCCACGCGACCGGCACGCTGAACACAGACATCAAGACCATCGGTTACACCGTGGCGGCCGTGGGCATTGCACCTGTGAACAACGACCTGTCCTTCTTCGGCAAGGCCGGCCTGACGATGGCCAATGTCAAAGGTACAGGTTCCGGTGGCGGCATCACGGTCAGCACCAACGAAGACAAGAGCAGCCTGAGCTACGGTGTGGGCTTGACTTACCAATTCAATGACAAGTTGGGCCTGCGCACCGAACTGGAACGTGTCGCAACCGACATCAACCTGTTCAGCCTGGGCCTGCAGATCAAGTACTGA
- a CDS encoding CBS domain-containing protein encodes MRPIAELLKKHGGTIWSLHPQETVYDALKSLSDKDVGALMVMEEGRLVGVFSERDYTRKIALAGKASRDTRVAEIMTARVLTVTPKTSTDDCMALMSQKKIRHLPVVEGDKVLGMISIRDLMDDIIQDREQTITQLQNYIAS; translated from the coding sequence ATGCGACCGATTGCAGAATTGTTGAAAAAACACGGCGGTACGATATGGAGCCTGCATCCTCAGGAAACCGTATATGACGCGCTGAAATCCCTGTCCGACAAGGACGTGGGCGCGCTGATGGTGATGGAGGAGGGGCGCCTGGTGGGCGTGTTCTCCGAGCGTGACTACACCCGCAAAATCGCACTGGCGGGCAAGGCCTCGCGTGATACCCGCGTGGCGGAAATCATGACGGCCCGGGTTCTCACCGTGACCCCCAAAACCTCTACCGATGACTGCATGGCACTGATGAGCCAGAAGAAGATCCGCCACTTGCCGGTGGTGGAGGGTGACAAGGTGCTGGGCATGATTTCGATCCGCGACCTGATGGACGACATCATCCAGGACCGCGAGCAGACCATCACCCAGTTGCAGAATTACATCGCGTCCTGA
- the cysK gene encoding cysteine synthase A translates to MPFENILQTIGNTPHVRINRLFGSTHKVFVKSERSNPGGSIKDRIALAMVEDAEKSGALKPGATIIEPTSGNTGVGLALVAAVKGYKLILVMPDSMSIERRRLMLAYGATFDLTPREKGMKGAIARAQELAEQTPGAWIPQQFENPANIEVHERTTAQEILADFPHGIDVIITGVGTGGHISGVAKVLKAKWPQLKVYAVEPTASPVISGGAPSPHPIQGIGAGFIPKNLKTELLDGVIQVDAEPAREYARRSAREEGVLVGISSGATLAAIAQKLPEIPAGSTVLGFNYDTGERYLSVEGFLPA, encoded by the coding sequence ATGCCATTCGAAAACATCCTGCAAACCATCGGCAATACCCCGCATGTGCGCATCAACCGCCTGTTTGGCAGCACGCACAAGGTATTTGTGAAATCAGAACGCAGCAACCCCGGCGGCTCCATCAAGGACCGCATCGCGCTGGCCATGGTGGAAGACGCCGAGAAAAGCGGCGCCCTGAAACCCGGCGCCACCATCATCGAACCCACCTCGGGCAACACCGGTGTCGGTCTGGCGCTGGTAGCCGCAGTCAAGGGTTACAAACTCATTCTTGTCATGCCCGACAGCATGTCCATTGAGCGCCGCCGCCTGATGCTGGCCTACGGCGCCACCTTCGACCTGACACCGCGTGAAAAGGGCATGAAAGGCGCTATCGCCCGCGCGCAGGAACTGGCGGAGCAAACGCCCGGTGCGTGGATTCCGCAACAGTTTGAAAACCCCGCCAACATCGAAGTACACGAACGCACCACAGCCCAGGAAATCCTGGCGGATTTCCCCCATGGGATCGACGTCATCATCACCGGCGTAGGCACCGGCGGCCACATCAGTGGTGTGGCCAAAGTGCTCAAGGCAAAGTGGCCGCAGCTCAAGGTCTACGCGGTGGAGCCCACCGCTTCCCCGGTGATATCGGGCGGTGCACCGTCCCCCCACCCCATCCAGGGCATTGGTGCGGGCTTCATCCCGAAGAATCTGAAGACGGAATTGCTGGACGGCGTGATCCAGGTCGACGCCGAGCCGGCCCGCGAATACGCACGTCGCAGCGCACGTGAAGAGGGCGTCCTGGTGGGCATCTCCAGCGGTGCCACGCTGGCCGCCATCGCGCAGAAGCTACCCGAGATTCCCGCAGGCAGCACGGTGCTGGGGTTCAACTACGACACCGGTGAGCGTTATTTGTCCGTCGAAGGTTTCTTGCCGGCCTGA